In Luteimonas viscosa, the following proteins share a genomic window:
- a CDS encoding efflux RND transporter periplasmic adaptor subunit, producing MKATDRSFGGWLCGVALVALLAACAGEQAPAEAPRPVLVEQPTGGAGAAVTAYAGEVRAREESPLAFRIGGNLVRRHVDAGDQARKGQVLAELDPGDQRLQVQAAQAQLAAAEAELARARSDRARYAALAGEQLVSASAMDAQETAWKAAAEQARAARAELEVARNQAAYSQLRAPRDGVIADRLVEAGQVVAAGQAVFSLAGDGGREVAIALPESRIRGISVGQPVEVELWNTPGRRLPGSIREIAAAADPQSRTFAARVALDAGARTSVELGQSARVYVAGNGAGAPLSVPLSALQPGPDGGHSVWVVEPADGTLRSVPVKLGDFGETRVPVLSGLSADDWVVSAGGHLLREGQRVSPVDRDNRPVAAASSPAPERAP from the coding sequence ATGAAGGCGACGGATCGTTCCTTCGGTGGATGGCTGTGCGGGGTGGCGCTTGTCGCGCTGCTCGCGGCATGCGCTGGCGAACAGGCACCCGCGGAGGCGCCGCGCCCCGTGCTGGTCGAGCAGCCTACGGGTGGAGCGGGCGCGGCGGTCACCGCCTACGCCGGCGAAGTCCGTGCGCGCGAAGAGAGCCCGCTCGCCTTCCGCATCGGCGGCAACCTGGTAAGACGACACGTCGACGCCGGCGACCAGGCGCGCAAGGGTCAGGTGCTGGCCGAGCTCGACCCCGGAGACCAGCGCCTGCAGGTGCAGGCGGCGCAGGCGCAGCTGGCCGCGGCCGAGGCCGAACTGGCTCGCGCCCGGTCCGACCGCGCACGCTATGCGGCCCTGGCCGGCGAGCAGCTGGTCAGCGCCTCGGCGATGGATGCGCAGGAGACGGCGTGGAAGGCCGCCGCCGAGCAGGCGCGCGCGGCGCGGGCCGAGCTGGAGGTGGCGCGCAACCAGGCGGCGTATTCGCAGCTGCGGGCGCCGCGCGACGGCGTGATCGCCGATCGCCTGGTCGAGGCCGGTCAGGTGGTCGCGGCCGGGCAGGCGGTGTTCTCCCTGGCCGGCGACGGCGGCCGCGAGGTGGCGATCGCGCTGCCGGAATCGCGCATCCGCGGGATCAGTGTCGGACAGCCGGTCGAGGTCGAACTGTGGAACACGCCGGGCCGGCGCCTGCCCGGCAGCATCCGCGAGATCGCCGCGGCCGCCGACCCGCAGTCCCGCACCTTTGCTGCGCGAGTCGCGCTCGATGCCGGGGCGCGGACTTCGGTCGAGCTCGGCCAGAGCGCGCGCGTGTACGTGGCCGGCAACGGCGCAGGTGCGCCGCTGAGCGTGCCCCTGTCCGCGCTGCAGCCTGGTCCGGATGGCGGCCACTCGGTCTGGGTGGTGGAACCGGCCGACGGCACGCTGCGATCGGTTCCGGTGAAGCTCGGTGACTTCGGTGAAACCAGGGTGCCCGTGCTGTCCGGACTTTCCGCGGACGACTGGGTGGTGTCCGCGGGCGGACACCTGTTGCGGGAAGGGCAGCGCGTGTCGCCGGTCGATCGCGACAACCGGCCGGTGGCGGCCGCGTCGTCACCGGCTCCGGAACGCGCACCGTGA
- a CDS encoding TetR/AcrR family transcriptional regulator yields the protein MSLKLPPSAATPASATGPRPAAGPGRPKDLAKRAAILDAAARMFTQHGFEGASMDQIAAEAGVSKLTVYSHFGDKEALFGEAVRVVCASLMPDDLFVADPSAPLRSQLSDIAKAFFAMITSDEALATHRMMMTPGSDERVRQMFWQAGPERTQRAFASFLEARVARGDLDVPDLQRAARQFFALLKGDLHTRMACGLCERPDAAGVDTHVEATVDMFLRAYASRTPVQT from the coding sequence ATGTCCCTCAAGCTCCCGCCTTCCGCCGCCACGCCCGCCTCCGCGACGGGCCCGCGTCCCGCCGCAGGTCCCGGCCGGCCCAAGGACCTGGCCAAGCGCGCCGCGATCCTCGACGCGGCCGCGCGCATGTTCACCCAGCATGGATTCGAGGGCGCGAGCATGGACCAGATCGCCGCGGAAGCCGGCGTTTCCAAGCTCACCGTGTACAGCCATTTCGGCGACAAGGAAGCCTTGTTCGGCGAGGCGGTGCGGGTGGTCTGCGCCTCGCTGATGCCCGACGACCTGTTCGTCGCCGACCCCAGCGCGCCGCTGCGCTCGCAGCTGAGCGACATCGCCAAGGCCTTCTTCGCGATGATCACCAGCGACGAGGCCCTCGCCACCCACCGCATGATGATGACCCCGGGCAGCGACGAACGCGTGCGCCAGATGTTCTGGCAGGCCGGACCGGAGCGTACCCAGCGCGCGTTCGCCTCGTTCCTGGAGGCGCGCGTCGCACGTGGCGACCTGGACGTACCCGACCTGCAGCGCGCGGCCCGGCAGTTCTTCGCCCTGCTCAAGGGCGACCTGCACACACGCATGGCCTGCGGCCTGTGCGAGCGTCCCGACGCGGCCGGGGTGGACACGCACGTCGAAGCCACCGTCGACATGTTCCTGCGTGCGTACGCCAGCCGCACTCCCGTGCAGACGTGA
- a CDS encoding protein-L-isoaspartate O-methyltransferase family protein, with amino-acid sequence MTFDYAKARETMVEQQIRPWEVLDPRVLGVLVRLPREAFVGERHRALAYADLELPLGHGETMLKPVLEGRALQALALDGDESVLEIGTGAGYLTACLGMLAREVVSIERHADLADAALARLQVQGVGNAEVLAADAFIWEPARQFDAICVTGAVDAVPSRFVQWLRPGGRMFIVHGRVPAMQAALLRNEVGGHRTESLFETELPYLVGAEPRPEFKF; translated from the coding sequence ATGACGTTCGATTACGCCAAGGCCCGCGAGACCATGGTCGAGCAGCAGATCCGCCCCTGGGAGGTGCTGGATCCGCGCGTGCTCGGGGTGCTGGTGCGCCTGCCGCGCGAAGCCTTCGTCGGCGAGCGCCACCGCGCGCTGGCCTACGCGGACCTGGAACTGCCGCTGGGCCACGGCGAGACGATGCTCAAGCCCGTGCTCGAGGGCCGCGCCCTGCAGGCGTTGGCGCTGGACGGCGACGAGTCGGTACTCGAGATCGGCACCGGTGCCGGCTACCTCACCGCATGCCTGGGCATGCTGGCGCGCGAGGTGGTGAGCATCGAACGCCACGCCGACCTCGCCGACGCCGCGCTCGCGAGGCTGCAGGTACAGGGCGTCGGCAATGCCGAGGTCCTGGCGGCCGATGCCTTCATCTGGGAACCGGCCCGCCAGTTCGACGCGATCTGCGTGACCGGCGCGGTCGACGCGGTGCCGTCACGTTTCGTGCAATGGCTGCGTCCCGGTGGCCGCATGTTCATCGTCCACGGCCGCGTGCCGGCGATGCAGGCGGCGTTGCTGCGCAACGAGGTCGGCGGCCACCGCACCGAATCGTTGTTCGAAACCGAATTGCCCTACCTCGTCGGCGCCGAGCCACGGCCCGAGTTCAAGTTCTGA
- a CDS encoding TolC family outer membrane protein, which produces MRRRSLVLSLALVLTSAPVFAEDLMQTYEMARTNDPQLSIAESQRLSTRENAVQSRAALLPQINGSAELGRTYGAGESGSARNRSYRATLGQAIVDLGAISDLRAQRDYSTAADYDLEAAGDELISRTANAYFDVLVALETLAAAEAAEEAFQKQFDYADKRLEVGLAPITDVHEARAQYDGARANTILSRNALQDAYQALAEITGTPVNTLKALPDDFRPELPQGGDAEAWVQRAVEGNPSLQAARYSVQGAEHGVSTARAAHLPTLDLGVTYSNGTNWYSPGPGSVPPNDEGHSIGLTLTVPIFSGGATQSRVRQAIAGRDIAQDQLEQGRRAIERNTRYAYQALVAGISEVEARRLALVSAQSAYDASQVGLEVGTRTVIDVLINQQNLFSARQAYATAKYNYLRNRLLLEQAAGTVDAATVQDVNRLLTVDATVPAQQQ; this is translated from the coding sequence ATGCGCCGCCGCTCCCTCGTCCTCTCCCTCGCCCTCGTCCTGACGTCCGCGCCGGTCTTCGCCGAAGACCTGATGCAGACCTACGAGATGGCGCGGACCAACGACCCGCAGCTGTCGATCGCGGAATCCCAGCGACTGTCCACGCGCGAGAACGCGGTGCAATCGCGCGCCGCGCTGCTGCCGCAGATCAACGGTTCGGCGGAGCTGGGCCGCACGTATGGCGCCGGCGAAAGCGGCAGTGCGCGCAATCGTTCCTATCGCGCCACCCTGGGACAGGCCATCGTCGACCTCGGGGCGATCTCGGACCTGCGGGCGCAGCGCGACTACAGCACCGCCGCCGACTACGACCTCGAGGCCGCCGGCGACGAGTTGATCTCGCGCACCGCCAATGCCTACTTCGACGTGCTCGTGGCGCTGGAAACGCTGGCGGCGGCGGAGGCGGCCGAGGAAGCGTTCCAGAAGCAGTTCGACTATGCCGACAAGCGCCTGGAAGTGGGACTGGCCCCGATCACCGACGTGCACGAGGCCCGGGCGCAGTACGACGGCGCGCGCGCCAACACCATCCTCTCGCGCAATGCCCTGCAGGATGCCTACCAGGCGCTGGCCGAGATCACCGGCACGCCGGTCAATACGCTCAAGGCGCTGCCGGACGACTTCCGGCCGGAACTGCCACAGGGTGGCGATGCCGAGGCCTGGGTGCAGCGGGCGGTCGAGGGCAATCCCAGCCTGCAGGCGGCCCGCTACTCGGTGCAGGGCGCCGAACATGGCGTTTCCACCGCGCGCGCCGCGCACTTGCCCACCCTGGACCTCGGCGTCACGTACAGCAACGGGACCAACTGGTACTCGCCGGGCCCGGGCTCCGTGCCGCCCAACGACGAGGGCCACAGCATCGGCCTGACCCTCACCGTGCCGATCTTCTCAGGCGGCGCGACCCAGTCGCGCGTGCGCCAGGCCATCGCCGGCCGGGACATCGCCCAGGACCAGCTGGAACAGGGCCGCCGCGCGATCGAGCGCAACACCCGCTACGCCTACCAGGCGCTGGTGGCCGGCATCAGCGAGGTCGAGGCGCGCCGCCTGGCCCTGGTCTCGGCGCAGAGCGCGTACGACGCTTCGCAGGTCGGCCTCGAGGTCGGCACCCGTACCGTCATCGACGTGCTGATCAACCAGCAGAACCTGTTCAGCGCACGCCAGGCCTACGCGACGGCCAAGTACAACTACCTGCGCAACCGCCTGCTGCTCGAGCAGGCGGCGGGCACCGTGGACGCGGCCACCGTGCAGGACGTCAACCGCCTGCTGACCGTCGACGCCACCGTCCCCGCCCAGCAGCAGTAG
- the waaA gene encoding lipid IV(A) 3-deoxy-D-manno-octulosonic acid transferase produces MRADPTERLLRGLYSAVLYLLVPVTVYHLIWRGFRQEAYFERWGERYARYAAPARPAPVWVHAVSVGEVNAVAPLVDALLDALPGQRLLVTTITPTGSARVRALWGDRVEHVYLPYDLSGAVRRFLAHFSPKIALVVETELWPNLLFCCRDAGIPAYLVNARLSERSLRGYRVLRPLLSRALRTLRRIAAQSADDARRFAALGATAASIAVTGNLKYDIAIDVQKIARAATGFRDRIGARAVWIAASTHPEEEPLVVAMHRRLRERWPDLLMLWAPRHPERFRGAAQQAVDAGWRVATRKLTHWPDADDAVFVLDTLGELQQFYACADVAFVGGSLQDIGGHNLLEPAAVGTPVVTGPHLHNFADIARLMQAASALRIGADADAVATGLAELLDDAAARATMRDAGLALVRDGRGALQRTLDVIRADLPGHLRA; encoded by the coding sequence ATGCGTGCCGACCCGACCGAACGCCTGTTGCGCGGCCTGTATTCGGCGGTGCTGTACCTGCTGGTGCCGGTGACCGTGTACCACCTGATCTGGCGCGGATTCCGCCAGGAGGCGTACTTCGAGCGCTGGGGCGAGCGCTATGCGCGCTACGCCGCGCCAGCGAGACCGGCACCGGTCTGGGTGCACGCGGTCTCGGTGGGCGAAGTCAATGCGGTCGCGCCGCTGGTGGATGCCCTGCTCGACGCGCTTCCGGGCCAGCGGCTGCTGGTCACCACCATCACCCCGACCGGCTCGGCGAGGGTGCGCGCGCTCTGGGGTGACCGCGTCGAACATGTCTACCTGCCCTACGACCTGTCGGGCGCGGTGCGCCGCTTCCTTGCGCATTTCTCGCCGAAGATCGCCCTGGTCGTGGAAACCGAACTGTGGCCGAACCTGCTGTTCTGCTGCCGCGACGCGGGCATTCCGGCCTACCTGGTCAACGCGCGCCTGTCGGAGCGGTCGCTGCGCGGTTACCGCGTGTTGCGGCCGCTGCTGTCGCGCGCGTTGCGCACGCTGCGCCGGATCGCCGCGCAGTCGGCAGACGACGCCCGCCGTTTCGCCGCCCTCGGTGCGACCGCCGCTTCGATCGCGGTCACCGGGAACCTCAAGTACGACATCGCGATCGACGTGCAGAAGATCGCGCGCGCCGCGACCGGATTCCGCGACCGCATCGGCGCGCGTGCGGTGTGGATCGCCGCCAGCACGCATCCCGAAGAAGAGCCCCTGGTGGTGGCCATGCACAGGCGTCTGCGCGAACGCTGGCCGGACCTGCTGATGCTGTGGGCACCGCGCCATCCCGAACGCTTCCGTGGCGCCGCGCAGCAGGCGGTCGACGCCGGCTGGCGGGTGGCCACGCGCAAGCTCACGCACTGGCCGGACGCCGACGACGCGGTGTTCGTGCTCGACACCCTGGGCGAGCTGCAGCAGTTCTACGCCTGCGCCGACGTCGCCTTCGTCGGCGGCAGCCTGCAGGACATCGGCGGCCACAACCTGCTGGAACCGGCGGCGGTGGGCACGCCGGTCGTCACCGGCCCGCACCTGCACAACTTCGCCGACATCGCGCGGCTCATGCAGGCCGCCAGCGCGCTACGGATAGGCGCGGACGCGGACGCGGTGGCGACGGGCCTGGCAGAGCTGCTGGACGACGCAGCCGCGCGCGCGACGATGCGCGATGCGGGCCTGGCGCTGGTGCGCGACGGGCGCGGTGCGTTGCAGCGCACGCTGGACGTGATCCGCGCTGACCTGCCGGGCCACCTGCGCGCCTGA
- the lpxL gene encoding LpxL/LpxP family Kdo(2)-lipid IV(A) lauroyl/palmitoleoyl acyltransferase — protein MSSPRTPLPGPPLSLRHWPTWLGIGAMALAARLPWLWQRAIGRGIGTLLRHLLRERRAVAARNLALCFPELDEAAREALLRAHFTSLGIGLFEFARAWWGSVEPMRRRLVVEGLEHIEAARAGGRGVIVVSGHFSTLEMCGRLMCDHVPLAGMYRPHAEPAMEWAVRRGRARYAAAMFPKQDVRSAVRHLKQGGLLWYAPDQDPSRGDAVYVPFFGQPAHSLTSTHALARMSGAAVVLYQHRRRADGGYTLTLWPAMEDYPSRDATADTARVIAGIETMARAAPDQYLWIHRRFKRRPDGTSPYADP, from the coding sequence ATGAGTTCCCCGCGGACCCCCCTGCCCGGGCCGCCGCTGTCGCTGCGCCACTGGCCGACCTGGCTGGGCATCGGCGCGATGGCGCTGGCGGCACGACTGCCGTGGCTATGGCAGCGTGCGATCGGCCGCGGCATCGGCACCCTGCTGCGGCACCTGCTGCGCGAGCGCCGCGCGGTCGCCGCGCGCAACCTCGCGCTGTGTTTCCCGGAACTGGACGAGGCCGCGCGCGAAGCGCTGCTGCGTGCGCACTTCACTTCGCTGGGCATCGGCCTGTTCGAGTTCGCGCGGGCGTGGTGGGGATCGGTCGAGCCGATGCGCAGGCGCCTGGTGGTCGAGGGCCTGGAGCACATCGAGGCCGCGCGCGCCGGCGGCCGCGGCGTGATCGTGGTCTCCGGCCACTTCAGCACGCTGGAGATGTGCGGCCGGCTGATGTGCGACCACGTGCCGCTGGCCGGGATGTACCGCCCGCATGCCGAGCCGGCGATGGAATGGGCGGTGCGGCGCGGGCGCGCGCGTTACGCGGCGGCGATGTTCCCCAAGCAGGACGTGCGCAGCGCGGTACGGCACCTGAAGCAGGGCGGCCTGCTGTGGTACGCGCCGGACCAGGATCCGAGTCGCGGCGACGCGGTCTACGTCCCCTTTTTCGGCCAGCCCGCGCACAGCCTGACCTCGACCCATGCCCTGGCGCGCATGTCCGGCGCGGCGGTGGTGCTGTACCAGCATCGGCGCCGCGCAGACGGTGGCTACACGCTGACGCTGTGGCCGGCCATGGAAGACTACCCGTCGCGCGACGCCACCGCCGACACCGCGCGCGTGATCGCCGGCATCGAGACCATGGCGCGCGCGGCCCCGGACCAGTACCTGTGGATCCACCGCCGCTTCAAGCGCCGGCCCGACGGCACATCGCCCTACGCCGATCCCTGA